The following coding sequences are from one Macaca mulatta isolate MMU2019108-1 chromosome 7, T2T-MMU8v2.0, whole genome shotgun sequence window:
- the LOC723119 gene encoding LOW QUALITY PROTEIN: golgin subfamily A member 6-like protein 4 (The sequence of the model RefSeq protein was modified relative to this genomic sequence to represent the inferred CDS: deleted 1 base in 1 codon; substituted 2 bases at 2 genomic stop codons) has translation MXPQPRLPPHPMMSEKTRQGKFTTAKKKLKEYWQRKSPGVPAEANRKKKINGSSPDTAASGGYRSPGDSATGVYGEGPVSSTNLKDLQSQYQELAGAPDSSSAIISQPSENIHSLGRVRTLKEEKKREIHRVQKLGRSLFKLKHQRAEPRAPDSPGGPSEVEQLQDETKHLRKELESPGRQLQAEVENNQMLSLLHRRQEERIREQDERLHEQEKRIREXEERIHEQEERIHEQEERIHEQEEKLHEQEERLSGQKERIREQEERIREQAWLPEQERLLEQVEKLLEQERWQEEQERLLDQGRLLDQVEELLEQERLREQDERLREQERLLEQVEKLLERDRRQEEQKRLLEEEQLLDQVEELLEQERLREQDQRLWEQETLRELERLRELERMLELGWEALYEQQAEPHSSFEEPNNENKSALQLEPQVKELKTLGGAEEPRGSESAAAGRPVPVSPNPPGAWVCRQAGWWVERSGGVGGQEQGRLALTSDPLLPLSEDLRG, from the exons TTAAAAGAATATTGGCAGAGGAAGAGCCCTGGCGTTCCAGCAGAAGctaacaggaaaaagaaaatcaatggcAGTAGCCCTGACACCGCCGCTTCTGGTGGTTACCGCTCACCTGGGGAT TCAGCAACAGGTGTCTACGGGGAGGGCCCTGTGTCATCTACTAACCTGAAAGATCTGCAG AGCCAGTACCAAGAACTAGCAGGAGCCCCGGACTCA AGCTCCGCAATAATCAGTCAACCCAGTGAAAACATCCATTCACTGGGAAGA GTTCGCACattgaaggaggagaagaagcgTGAGATACATCGGGTACAGAAGCTTGGGAGGAGCTTGTTCAAACTCAAACACCAGAGGG CTGAACCCCGGGCCCCAGATTCCCCAGGAGGGCCCTCTGAGGTGGAGCAGCTACAAGATGAGACCAAACACCTAAGGAAGGAGCTGGAGAGTCCGGGAAGACAGCTCCAGGCCGAGGTGGAAAACAATCAGATGTTGAGTCTCCTGCAcaggagacaggaagagaggaTACGTGAGCAGGACGAGAGGCTACATGAGCAGGAGAAGAGGATACGTGAGTAGGAGGAGAGGATACATGAGCAGGAGGAGAGGATACATGAGCAGGAGGAGAGAATACATGAGCAGGAGGAGAAGCTACAtgagcaggaggagaggctaTCTGGGCAGAAGGAGAGGATACGTGAGCAGGAGGAGAGGATACGGGAGCAGGCGTGGCTGCCAGAGCAGGAGAGGCTGTTGGAGCAGGTGGAGAAGCTATTGGAACAGGAGAGGTGGCAGGAGGAACAGGAGAGGCTGCTGGACCAGGGGAGGCTGCTGGACCAGGTGGAGGAACTGTTGGAACAGGAGAGGTTGCGGGAGCAGGATGAGAGACTGCGGGAGCAGGAGAGGCTGCTGGAGCAGGTGGAGAAGCTTTTGGAACGGGACAGGCGACAGGAGGAGCAGAAGAGGCTGCTGGAGGAGGAGCAGCTGCTGGACCAAGTGGAGGAGCTGCTGGAACAGGAGAGGCTGCGGGAGCAGGATCAGAGGCTGTGGGAGCAGGAGACACTGCGGGAGCTGGAGAGACTGCGGGAGCTGGAGAGGATGCTGGAGCTGGGGTGGGAAGCCCTCTACGAGCAGCAGGCGGAGCCACACAGTAGCTTCGAGGAGCCG aacaatgagaacaagaGCGCACTGCAGTTGGAGCCTCAAGTAAAGGAGCTGAAGACGCTGG GTGGAGCTGAAGAGCCAAGAGGCTCAGAGTCTGCAGCAGCAGGGAGACCAGTACCTGT GAGCCCCAATCCCCCAGGAGCTTGGGTGTGCCGACAAGCAGGGTGGTGGGTAGAGCGCTCAGGCGGGGTGGGCGGGCAGGAGCAGGGGAGGCTCGCACTGACCTCAgatcccctcctccctctgtctgAAGATCTTCGTGGCTGA